In the genome of Pirellulales bacterium, the window GGCCGACATCGAGTTGGCGAAGCTGCTCGCCAGGTACGACCGCGACGTTGCGCGGGCGCTGCTGGAACCGTTGGCTGCGAATGCCTGCGCAGGGCCCACAGCGGAACAACCGGACATGATCCTGCATGCGCTGCTGCATGTCGATCCGCGGTGGGCGAAGAGCTTCATCGACGCGCTTGCCGATGCGCCTTCATCGAAGATGCAACCACGTGCTGAGGCCGCTGCCGCGCGGGCCGCCTTCCCCGAAGTTGACGACCGCTTGCGGTTTAATCTCCTCTACGCTTTGGCGCTGCCACTGCCCGAGCGCTGGAACGGGCGGAACGAGTATTCCAATTCCGCCCCCTTCTGGAAGCCTTCTGCGATGGACAGGCCGTTGCCGCCCTAGCCGCCGATTTCAGGCGATACTCTCCGGCCTCTCCCGAAGGAAACGTCGGTCAGGCGTTTCGTGCGGGCCAGGAGATCATTGTGGCCAACGAGGGCACACCGCTGATGCGCGGCTGGCACACTTTGGCCGCGCTCTCGCAGGGGCAGCGATTGAAGGTCTTAAAGATGGAGGGCAACTGGGTGGGCACCAGTGCCACCGTCAACGGTCGAAGAATCAGCGGCTGGGCCTGGAATCGGCAGGTGGCCACGCCGTCGCAGTATGCCCGGCGGTGGACATCACAGCGCCGCTACTCCTATCAGCCCAGCGCGATGCTGATTCCCTACAGGCATCGGTACTCGACAAGTCCGTTGGACGAGGCGCGGGCGGGCCGCCGCTTGATTATGGGCGTGACTCCTTACGGCCCGGCCTACTGGCGCGCCGATCGGAAGATCGTGGGGTATTAGCCGCCACACCTCCTGTCGCTTCTCTTCACGGTTGACAGCTTTTTTGAACCGTCAACAATGCGTGAAGTGATCTTGCCTCTCACTTGCGAACCGGTCTCGAACATGTGCCTTGCCATTCCCGCCCAAGTCAGCGAATTTGCCAATGACGACAACGGCACCGCGACCGTCGACATCATGGGCGTGCGCCGCAAGGTGAGTCTGCAGTTGCTCGAAGACGATCCGCCCGACGTCGGCGACTGGGTGCTGGTCCACGTCGGCTTCGCCATGAGCAAGATCAGCCAGCAGCAAGCGGCCGATCAGTTGGAGATACTCCGCCAGTTGGGCGAGGCGGGCGCGGCGCAAGAAGAAGCCAGCGGCTACACGTAGGGCACCAAGGCAAAGGCGTGACATGAAATACGTCGATGAATTCCGCGACCCGCAACTCTTGCGCAACGCCCTATGCGAAATCCGCTCGCTGGTCGAACCGGGCCGAAAGTACCGCATCATGGAGGTTTGCGGCGGGCACACGCACTCGATCTATCGCTTCGGCCTGAAGGAGTTGCTCCCGCCGGAAGTGGAGCTGATTCACGGGCCGGGCTGCCCTGTGTGTGTGTTGCCGATGGGGCGGATCGACGACGGCCTCGATCTGGCCAACGATCCGAACGTCATCTTCACGGCCTTTGGCGACATGATGCGCGTGCCCGGCTCGAAAGGCAGCCCGCTGGAGAGCAAGGCCCGTGGGGCCGATGTGCGGATCGTCTATTCGCCCTTGGATGCCTTGCGGATCGCCCGGCGGCATCCGGACCGGCAGGTGATCTTTTTCGCCATCGGATTCGAGACCACGGCTCCTTCGACCGCGCTCACGGTATTACGGGCACGCGAGCTGGGGGTGCGGAATTTCGCCGTCTTTTCCAACCACGTGACGATCGTGCCGGCGATCCGGGCGATTCTCGAGTCGCCCGATATGCGGCTCGACGGCTTCATCGGTCCTGGGCACGTTTCAACGGTCATCGGCTGCCGGCCTTACGAATTTATTGCCCGCGATTATCGCTGCCCGATCGTGGTGTCGGGCTTCGAGCCGGCCGACATCTTGCAATCGCTGGTGATGCTCTTGCGACAGTTGCGGGCCGGCGAGAGCAAGGTCGAAAACCAATACGGCCGCGTGGTGCCGTGGCAGGGCAATGTGGCGGCGCTCAAGTCCTTGGCCGAGGTGTTTGAGATTCGGCCGCACTTCGAGTGGCGCGGGTTGGGATTTATCTCGCAGTCGGCCTTGCGGATCCGCGAAAACTATGCCGCCTGGGATGCCGAGCAGGTGATGTCCATTCGCGGCGTGTGCGTGGCCGATCCGAAAGCGGCCCAGTGCGGAGAGGTGCTCAAAGGGGTGCTCAAACCGCACGAGTGCAAGCTGTTCGGCACGGAATGCACGCCCGAACATCCAATTGGTGCGCTGATGGTCTCTTCCGAAGGCGCCTGCGCGGCCCATTTCAAATACTCCGGCGTGCGGTTGCCGGTCGTTACGGCTTGACCGCACGCCGCGGGCAGTGCAGGGTAGAAGTAACCGCCGTGGGTGGCAGAATCACTCAGACAATAGCGGCGGTTGGGGCAGAGTCTGGCCGAAGAACGGCTGGCATCTCGATAAGCCATGCGGCCAGGCGATGTCCCGGTCGCGCGGCGTCGGGGCGTCGCTTAGGCTCTCCCCCCGGCCACCGTGTTTTTCATCATTCAAGTGCCGAGAGCCGACCAAACACCAAACGCCCCAAAATCGCATGCTCGAACCGCCCGCCGTTCATTTCCACGACAAACAAATCTTCATGGCCCACGGGGCGGGCGGCGAAGCGTCGCGGCGGCTCGTGGAGGGGCTGTTTCGGCCCTTGTTTTCCAATCCGGCGCTCGACGCTTTGTCCGACGCGGCCCTGTTGGCGGTCCCCTCAGGCCGCCTGGCGATGACGGTCGACAGTTTTGTCGTTCAGCCGCTCAAATTCGCGGGCGGCTCCATCGGCGAGCTGGCCATCAACGGCACGGTCAACGACCTGGCCGTGTCCGGCGCCCGGCCCGTGGCCATCGCCGCCGCCTTCATCCTTGAGGCCGGCTTGCCGTCGGAAGTTTTACGCCGCGAGGTCGAGGCGATGGCCGCGGCCGCGCGTCGCGCGGGCGTCGACGTCGTCACCGGCGACACCAAAGTGGTCGAACACGGCAAAGGCGACGGAATGTACATTTCGACCACCGGCGTGGGCATCGTCGATGCTCGTGCCGATCTGGCGATCTCGCGCGTGGCGACCGGCGACCGCGTGTTGCTGTCTGGACCCATCGGCAACCACGGCATGGCCATCATGCTGGCCAGGGCCGAATTGGAGATCGAGGCCGACATTCTTTCCGACACGCGGCCGCTCGTCGAGCTGATCGATCGCTTGTTGGCCCGTGCCGGCACGGGCGTCAAATGGATGCGCGACGCCACGCGCGGCGGGGTGGCGACCGTGCTCAACGAACTGGCCCGCGAGGCGAACGTGGCGGTGACCATCGAGGAAGAGGCGGTGCCGCTGGATGACGACGTGCGCGGGGCCTGCGAGCTGCTGGGCGTCGATCCCCTGCACGTGGCCAACGAGGGGCAGTTCGTCGCGGTGGTGGCAGCGGAGGCGGCCGACGCGGCGCTCGACGCACTGCGGCGCACGCCCGGCGGCGAACGGGCCTGCATCCTGGGCGAAATCACCGCGGCGCCGATGGCGCGGGTATTGGCCAGGTCGTCGTTCGGCGGCGTGCGGGTGGTCGATATGTTGATCGGCGATCCGTTGCCGCGGATTTGCTAGCTTGTTGCCCGCGCGACGA includes:
- a CDS encoding HypC/HybG/HupF family hydrogenase formation chaperone gives rise to the protein MREVILPLTCEPVSNMCLAIPAQVSEFANDDNGTATVDIMGVRRKVSLQLLEDDPPDVGDWVLVHVGFAMSKISQQQAADQLEILRQLGEAGAAQEEASGYT
- the hypD gene encoding hydrogenase formation protein HypD, which produces MKYVDEFRDPQLLRNALCEIRSLVEPGRKYRIMEVCGGHTHSIYRFGLKELLPPEVELIHGPGCPVCVLPMGRIDDGLDLANDPNVIFTAFGDMMRVPGSKGSPLESKARGADVRIVYSPLDALRIARRHPDRQVIFFAIGFETTAPSTALTVLRARELGVRNFAVFSNHVTIVPAIRAILESPDMRLDGFIGPGHVSTVIGCRPYEFIARDYRCPIVVSGFEPADILQSLVMLLRQLRAGESKVENQYGRVVPWQGNVAALKSLAEVFEIRPHFEWRGLGFISQSALRIRENYAAWDAEQVMSIRGVCVADPKAAQCGEVLKGVLKPHECKLFGTECTPEHPIGALMVSSEGACAAHFKYSGVRLPVVTA
- the hypE gene encoding hydrogenase expression/formation protein HypE — translated: MLEPPAVHFHDKQIFMAHGAGGEASRRLVEGLFRPLFSNPALDALSDAALLAVPSGRLAMTVDSFVVQPLKFAGGSIGELAINGTVNDLAVSGARPVAIAAAFILEAGLPSEVLRREVEAMAAAARRAGVDVVTGDTKVVEHGKGDGMYISTTGVGIVDARADLAISRVATGDRVLLSGPIGNHGMAIMLARAELEIEADILSDTRPLVELIDRLLARAGTGVKWMRDATRGGVATVLNELAREANVAVTIEEEAVPLDDDVRGACELLGVDPLHVANEGQFVAVVAAEAADAALDALRRTPGGERACILGEITAAPMARVLARSSFGGVRVVDMLIGDPLPRIC